CctctccaccccccacccccccgagagCCGCTACCGGCagcgccccggctccccggcccagGCCCGGACCcctgcccggcagagaccacccccccccccccaacccggcaGGCCCGGCCCCCCGGGGCGAGGCCCCGGAGGATGACCGGGCGGGGGCTGCGGACGCGGGGGGGTTCCCCGGTACCCGgcgcggccccccctccccggccccacaACTAACTTGCGGGACGctccgcccggccgcggccccgcgcaaCAAGTTCCCGGGCgaggcccccgccccgccgccgccgcgctctcACCTCCGCCATGTTCGCTGCGCGGGCGgacgggaggggcggggcgggccggggggggcggggtcaCATCGCCGCCGCGGCGGAGGAAGCGGCGCCGGCGGGTCACGgtctgcgcggcggcggcggcggcgggggagcggcgggaggggaggggaggggggcgggcggagggaggggcCACGCCACGCACGACGTCACCGCgcacggccccgcccctcccctccccgcgcggGAAGGCTGATGGGCGCCCCCCCCGTCCCAAGACTGTCAGTCAGGGCTCAGGCCACGCCCCCGCCCTGTCAGCGGCGGGGCCCGCGCGCCACGGTCCCTTACCGCCGCTTCACGGCCCCTCACCGGCCCCTCACGGTCTGCCTCGGCCCCTCACTGGCCTCGGTCCCTTCACGGTCCGCCCCGGCCCCTCACCGTCCCTTCACGGCCCCTCACCGGTCCCTTCACGGCCCCTCACCGGCCCCGGTCCCTTCACGGTCCACCCCGGCCCCTCACGGTCCCTTCACGGTCCGCCCCGGGCCCTCAACAGTCCCTTCACGGCCCCTCACGCCGGTCCCAGCGCCGTTTCCTCCCCCCCGGCTCCCGACCCGGCAGTCGTACTTACGGGTTGAGCCGCCCGGGGCTCGGAAGCTGCCTCACCGGCGACGAAGCGTACCGGCGGGGGTCCTCGGGGAACGGCTCTCGGCCCTGCTCCCGCGGGGGACGTTACCGGCAGCTCTAGGTTGGTCCTacgtgaggggggggggggggaaataaaaaacaaaaccacaaaaacacgCGTGCCCTCCTAATTCTGCCGCATTTTCCCCTCAAACCTTCCCCGGCTGCCTCACCTGCCCGGGCTCGGCTCTGTCCTGGGGCTGGGGCGAGGACGCGGCCGGTCCCGCCAGGCAGAGGGGAGAGCTCCCGACCCGGAGGCCGGGCCTCACGGTCGGGGAAAGGctccggcagagccgggcagCCCCCGCTGGCCTGGagcgaggggctgggctgggcgcggATCATCTGCGGCCGCCGGTTCTCCCGGgagccgctcccccgccgccgggcttCCCCAGGAACCGCATTTTAAAGCCTCGAAAACGGGGCGACGCTGGGGGGAAAGCGCCCGCGCATGCAACTTCACCGGCTCAAGCAAAGGGGATGGGGAACCCTAAACCTCCCCGCCGAAGGCCGGCCCTGCCCCGACCCCCGCCACCGGGGCCGAGCGTGTCGGCGGGGCGGAGGGAAGATCCCCTCTCCCCGGGCCGCCGAGGACCTTTGTGCTTCAGTGACAAAGCGGGAGCGGGGGCTGCCGCGGGCCTGCCGGCGGGGGAGGAGCCCCGGGCCGAGCGgggggcgaggcgaggcgggcgctgggcggcccagccccgccgggcacGGAGGGGCCCGGGGACGGggaggccgcggccccgcgctgAACCGCCGGTCCCTCCTCAGGCGGGCGGACGCGGAGGAGaacgcggccccgctccccctcgGCCCGCCCTATCGGCGGCGCCGTCCTTGGCGACCAATCCCCGCGCCGCGTCTTGGGGCGCGCTGCCATGGTTACGGCGCGACGCGCTGCCGCGGCCTAGCGTCGCCGCCATGCAGGGCCCCGCCGGGGCCCGGTGGCCTTCCCGGTgagtggcggcggggcggggagccggcCCAACGGCTGGGCCCGCTCGGGGCCCGAGGCGCGGCGCTCCGTCCGGCGGCCCCCGCCGGTGTCCCGGCCTGAGCGGGCCGCGGGCGAGCGCGGGCCGCAGCGCGCCGGTGTAACCGGCCCCGCAGGCCGCCGCGGGCCCCGTCCCTTGCCGCTGTATTGCCGCACCGGTTCCCGTTTGTAAGCTCAGCCCCAGAAAACCAAATACCAGTCCAATGTCTGCCAGGCTTTTATTTTGCGGCAGGCGCTGCCCGCCCCCCCGtcacccctcctgccaccgcTTTAGGAAGCCTCCCGAGAAGCTGAGGGGAGGTTTCCTGGAGGAGCTGCATAATTCCACGGCCATCACACCGAATGCTTTAAAGGATTGAAACCCTTTACTATTTAACAACCACAACGGCTTCAATCCTTTAAAGCGTTGGTGAAAGTTAAGGGATCAGTAATTCGGTGTTTGGTGGTTCATATTTTGTTGACCATAACAGAACATCTCCGGTGGCTTTCAGGCAAGGATCGGCAGCAAGTTCTGGCAGCCACAGGCGAGCGAGCATCGTGAGCGGCATCTGCGCAGCCGGAGCAGGGAGCCACCGAAGCTGCTCCACAACGTCCCAGGGCAAAGCTGCGGGCAGGGCGTCTCTCGCGGGCAGCAAGCGTGCCGTCCGGGTGAGAGCCGGTTACACCATTACGAACCTCCCATCTGGGAGTCGCTGCGGGCGGTACAAGTGGTCAGAAGGGAAGTgggagaggggggaggaaagaaaaggtaTGTTGGAAGGTGGGAGCTGTGGAGAAAGAAAATGATCCAAGAGCTTAATCCATTCTGAAATGAAGACAATTAGTGACCAAAACCAATCTGCAAGAgtcataaaaaaaattcaaaatagagTAAGAGTTCTCCTCCTAATCTGAGAACTACTTTTTTTCAAATCTCTGTGAGATATGTGGACAGTAGGACCTCTGCCTACAACCCAGAATATTCCCATAACATAACCCGAGTCGTTTAAAGACCTTACTGAATACCTTCTTCCAATGGGATATTTTGAGCGGTGTAATAAAAAAAGATGCAGAACTGTTTCTTTCATCGCTTTTGCTCTGCTGTGAATTTGACTTGAATAGTTGCGGTCAGGAAGCCGCTCTTGGTAGTCATTATAGAATAAATCAGCTGAAAAAGGCACTAGGGTTAACCAGGTAGGAGAAGTGGGTCTGACAGCGAGACAAACATAGTTTCTCCAGATATTTTGCAACCATTTCTATAAGGAGAGCTCCAAAGAAGTCCCAGGCGAAGGTGGCAGCCCCCTCCAGGCTGGAGCCTAAGGGGAGAGCGGCAAGTCAAGCCCCCTGCCCCCGCCCTGGTGTGTATCGGGCATCATTTGCAGACCGGGGTTACCCGTCTGTCCCCTCAGGTTCCTGCCTGCATCAGGGCCTTCTTCTTGTTCCAGATAAGACAAAATGTTGCAAGTGTCATCACTGTTGCTGGTTTTGGGAACGCAGTGAAACTGTTGtgattatttcattatttcttcagGTTTTTGATGATGAAGGAAACGATGTGACGCCCCGTCCACTCTTCCATTCCCATCCAAAGACCGCTGTACCCAGGCAGGGCAAGCTCTCAGCACCAGGCGCTTACTCTGGGGCCACGGGATTTGGttttccctcttctgtttccCTGCATCAGCTACCAGGCGTGAATGCTAGTCTAGGTTCGTTCTCAAGGTGAGTCAACGTGCTGGCTCTTAACTCCTGTCTCCCAGGGTGGCTACCCTGCAGCGGCCAcacagctgctcctcagagaGGCTGGGAGCTGGAATAACTGTGCAGGGTTAATAATTATGCGCTGTTGTCAAAATGCAGAAACTTGCCGGTCATAGTCGTCATTTAAAATGTGAGGAATAGCAACTAATAAATGGCATTCGTCTGCCAGGAACTGGCTCTGTCAGAACTGCTGCTGAAATGCTAATACAGACAGGTGGAAGCCGACTGCAGCACACACTCCTGTGATATTTCTAGTTGTATTCAAATGCTCCTTCCTAAACCACATTTTTTCTATGTAGCACACCAGAACGGACCATTTTTAGAGCTGGTGATGAGTACCTCACAGTTCAACAACGCAGACACCCAGACAGCAGATTTTGCAGTGCTTAGGCCTGCACACAAAGTTACGGTGGAACCTCTAGACACGTATGCGACAAAACACTATCTCAAAGGTAGAGAAGGCTGTGTGCTGGCTGTCTGAGCAAGGCTGTAGAGCTGAGCAGGGGCCTTTGCAGCTCGTGAATGCACTCCCTTCAGCTACCTCAGCTGCTCCCGGCCCTTCCCAGGCGTGTTTTTTCAAAAACTGGAATATATCAATGCCTGCTTAGCTGTGGGTATGGAAAAACGCTCTGGAGACAAAAGGTCTGGCTGCACTGGAGAGTCACGCATTTCTTTAAACTGTTTTGTCAGTCTTATTGACACTTCTTCAGTACAGACCACATTTCTTAAAAACGTGACTCCTTCAGTTCAAATATCAACGTATTGTCACATAATAAGAATCCTTTCTTTTACCTCTGGGCGCATATGTGCATCCGTTTCCAAAAATGTTCTTCTACAAAAACTTTCGAGTTAACACTGCTACATTACGTGTTTCACTGCTGACCAGCTTTCATTGACAAACCTTCAGTGCAGAGGGAATAAACAAAGTCAATGGACTCGAGCTGTTTTATCTTCAGGCTGGCAAATTCAATTAAGTCGTGTGAAAGAAGGTAAATAACtatttgtgtttaaaatgaaaaataatgaaccACATCGCTTTATCCAATGGTGCGAACACACTCGAACTGTATGGAGTGGAGATGCTATTTATTTAAGCAAAAGGACTAAAAGACTAGTAAAGTCAGCACTGGAAAAATATACAAGTTAAAGAAAAGCATTATTTACTGTTTCCTTTGTGAACGTTAATGTTGTTGTGATTTCTGAGAAAAAGAGATTGCtctttgagaaacagctttttgtCATGTTTCCTAGGGCAGTTATCGTAAGGGATAATCCTAGAGGTAAGGATATTAACCAGGAGCAAATACGCGCCAAAAAAAGGACTTACAAATACAAGGTAtctcctgaaaaataaatgcatcctTTTCGGAGACAAGagctcttcatttaaaaaaccaaaatgaaattatttaactTTAGCTTTAAATACAAATGttaaaaattgtctttttcaAATGCCTTTTGTATATTTATAATTGCGCCCACATGGCTTTTGAGGAAGCGACAATCTTCTGACAAACGTCCCAACCGTACCCAAGTTTTGAGTTTTACTTCTAGTTATCATCACAGCTGTCTCCTCTGTGAGCATTATCTGGTTTTGTTAACAAGCTGATCCCTTCAGAGGAGCTTCATGGGCATTCCAGGCATTTCAGCACGTGCAAGGCGCCAGAGGGTCCTCATTCTGGTTGGGAAGGGTGCTGTCTGTGGGTATGTGTTGTCACACAGTCGGTAGCCAACACTTCACGTTATTATATGCTTAGAATGAATCTGAGAGCTCAACAGCTTCTTTTCCATCAGCTGTTTGATGCCTCAGGATATGCTGTCAGAGGAATTCTTCCTTTTAAAGTCTTTTTCAAACTATTTCATGGTTTCATGGTTTTCTTTCCTAAGCCTTCTCTGATGCAAGCATCGCTGTATGTGCTCTTACAGGCTTCTGTGGTTTATCCTGATAACAACGCTGCTGTTTTTGCAGTGCTTTGCCAGCTGACGCCTGGACTCTCACATACTGTTTCTGCTTACTTCTTTGTTACTGAAGGACATACGGAAGCAGCAGTACCTCTACCTCAAACACATCAACAGCTGAGTCCGTGCTAGATGAAATAGCAGAACCTGGCTCTCAACGAGACACAACTGCTCGCTTATCTGGTAAAGAACATACGCTGAGTAATTACAGACTCACACAGTTCTCGGGAGCACTGTGATTTGCGAGACACTGCAGTCAGTGGGTGCGAGATGCCCAGCACTTCAAAGGAACTCCCGTGCCTCACAAGTTTTGGCTCCTGATCGTTAAAATACTTTTAGAATTGATTTGTCTTCTTTTCAATTTCGAGCAGAACAGGTCTCACTTGTTAACCTCATATAATTTCTCAGATGTGCAGGTGAGGCGAGAGGACACACAAGAAGAATTGACAGAAGAAGACTTAGACAGGAGAGTGGATATTTACCTCACAGAGACGGAAACTATCTGGATACTGGATATGCCACCTGTGGCGGTGTCTGTGGAATCAGAAGATGCTGGAAGAGTTCTGTATGTATACTGGTAGTTGTGTACATGCATGTAGTGTGCTCAGCACACCCAGTTTCTGGTGATTGCAAAGTGCTGAACAGGCTGCTCACGCGTAGGCTCAGTGAGCTGACTGCTACAGTTTGCTGTTTCACCTTTGTTTAAAGCCATATTGGGCTCGATTCTCTCTTTTGACAAGACAGCCTAAATTCCTTACAACTCCATCTTGTTGATCCAATTCATACCCTCTTTCACTGATAAATTAAGGCAGATTAGCAAGTTAATAGTGGGGTAGTGACAAGAGAACACACAGGGAAAGGGGGAAAGAGAAGATGGCAAAGTATGTGATACATGAATTACACAATTTAAACGAAATCAGTAAGAAATCACAAACCTCTGCACTGATTCTCTTGTGTAGCTTTACAGACGATCATTTCTTAATAACAAAGATATAAGCAAAGTAGGCAGGCCTTGGGTTCCTCTGAAGCTCTTCACATGCTTCCAGCTAGAAGGCAGCTCACCCCACTGCAAGTGACCTTGCCTGTTCAAATATTGTGCCTCCTCTTCGTTGCACCCAGTGCGTTTCCACTGCAGAGCCTCCTCCCTGGAGGAGGTTAACTTTGGTAGGGAGTTAACCCAGAACGCGTAGTTTTTTGGCTTTCTCCCAGGAGCTGACAGGGCTGGAGTGCAGCAAAGTTCTCTCTGTGACAGTTGTCAGACCGATAGCCTTGTCACACAGCTTCTGTAGATCTCAAAGCCTGAGATGCAGCATACTGCAGTTGGCAAGTCAAACACCTTACCTAAGTGGGTTTTTTCTGCTCACATACACACAGAGTTCATGGTAGGGCTCCAACCCCCACTGTCTGCGAATCAGACTGGTGTGATTTTGGGGAAGAAGGACGAGGAAGAGCATCCTATGCAGCACGTATTGTCAGCTGTATAGCAACAGACAGTGGCTCTTCCTGAGCACAGCACCCGTCGGTGGACAGAGACTGGGTGTCATCTATGTCTGCCGTGAAAATACTGAAACCAAAATAACAGGAGAAGTTTCACAGTTCCCACCGACCATTCCTACAGAACCTGAGGGCTGGACGAAACAGAAGTGTAGGAGTTTCATTTTTGTCTCTTGGATGCACTGCCTTTTGGGCCCAAGTGATGAAAGCTACGTATTTCTGAACCCCTCTGAATTCCACCACAGTTCACAGGTAGTCAGAGTAGAGATTTTTGCTGATGCCTACCTCTACAGGCCATTTCTGTTTTAGGACAGCAACACAAGGTCAGAAACAGCTGCTGAAAGACAATATGCAGAGTGAAATAAAATCTAGCAATCCAAAAAAACTGAGCAGTAAATTTATGACATGGAGTATCCTCTCCTGTTCAACTTGTGGTTAAATACACTGAGAAGTcgaatgcaaatatttttcagaaagtcaGTATACACCTTCTTTTTTTCAAGGGAGCGGAATAGGATTTACAGTGAGATTTGCAAAAATAGACCTGGCAATGATCACTTTGTAGAAAAAATGATGCAAACCATTAACGGAGCTGCAAAGAACAAGGAAGTGCAATGTGACAAAATCATCGTGGAAGATAAAGGTAAACTCTCAGAGTACCAAATAGGAAAGGGTATTTAATAAGAACGGGCTTTCATTTACTACACTGTACTCTCAGTTGGATTTATTATTACCTGTAGTTtacttattaaatatttatttgggaAAACTCTAGCATTCAGCTAGATCACGGGACCTCAGAAGACTCCCCGCACACAGGCAGGACACtgtggaaggggttttttttctttcttctgtctctaaGAAGAAGATGTTTCCTCAACTTTCCCTTCCAGAGCTTTAAGTTCAGACAGGCTAGCGTGACTTGCCATGGCCTTTTCTGCCCCTCCTGAAACCTGAACGTTGGTACGGGTACGCTGCATCCGTCGCAATAAAATAGTCATTACGCTAGCTGAGAGCTGCGGTGCCCTGCCTGCCTCAGCACTTTGCAAGCAGAGGGGGCTTCGCAGGAGGCAAAACTTCACTGAATACTCAACTATGCTCTTGAAATATGAAAGGACacagttcctttttttcccccttaacatTTCAGTGACACTGGTTTCTATTTCTCTTTGCCATAACGCAGAGACCCTCTATTATGAGGTTTAAAATCTTGGGGAAAGCAGATCTTGGCAGCCTCATAAAATAGGTGTTATTCTACAAAATGTTCAAGCTACAATGCTCTAGAAAAATGACAGACGAAGATCTAGGTTTCAGATGCGCGTGCTGAGCTTTGCCTCACTGCGGACACTTTTTTGTGTAGGAGGCCAAAGAAAACTATGGGGAATGCTGTcccaaacatttttcctttgtgctCACTAGAGTATGTAAAATGAGTGGGAAAAAAAGTATATCAAAAGGAGAAGTAAAAATAGGTATTAATCTGATTTGAAAACCTACCTTCCCCTTTTTTGTGCGCCTTGCGCGTCAGCAGGGCTCATTCCAGCCCACGTTTGGGAAGCTGAGCCCACAGAGGCAAGGTTGCGGAGCGTTGTTTCACCGGGAGACGGCCCTGCTGAAGGGCAGCCACGCGCCCAGAGACCCTGGCGCAGCTCTGCAATCGCGcaacagctcctgctgcagccttgtCCCGCCCGCAGCTGGTTTCAAAGCCCCTCCGCCAAACAGCTGGGAGGGTCCtataaaaactaaatctttgcTCAGCTGTACCTAGTCCTTTACAACGTACCAGAACCAGAGACTTGTACGATGCCGTGTAATTCATTTCTAGGGGTGATGGTCACTTCCTGGGACTTGTACGATTCATCTCATGTCCTGGAAATAGAACCTGTGTCGAAAGCAGAAGCTAGCAGAGCCACAACTGGGAGAAGCAGCAAACCTCGTACAACCAAAGAGCACGATCACACTACATCTGTCTCTTCTGATGGAGGTAACATGTTTTCCAGGTTTACACTTCCGCTGTGTCTTTATCCTTCTACACCATGCACATCACTATGGTGCGTGGTGAAAACTACATGACGAAAATGCGTCGTCTCCCTGTCTGGCACTTCAAAAAATGAAAGTTTGCTAAAGAATCTTGGACAGGTCTGCACCAAGACCTTTTCTGTACAATGCCATCATAAACGATGCTAAAGAACAATGAATAGTCAGTGGCAAAGTTTGCTGGTACTAACTCACTTAGGACAGTAGAAGCAAAACACCAGTTGCAAAAAATTCCAGAAGTATCTCATCGTACTGAGTATTTgagcaataaaacaaaattaaagcaagaaaaaataacgcaaatatttttttatgagaTAGATCCTTCTATGCTTTttgcaggtggaggaggaggagacttctTATCCCTTTGACTTTTACATGCAAAGTATTATCatgttaaaactgttttttctcaTATTATCTGTTGTCAGGCAGCACAACTTCTTCTATAGTGATTTCCGAAAGCGCTGTTCTTGCCAGAATCCACGAAGAGGAGGAATGCCACTCAGAAGCTATATTAACATCAGAAAACTTTCAGCAGGATTTGTTTTTCATGGAGAGGATTCTAATGGAGAACATTTTTCAACCCAAACTTGCAGCTTACCGGCAGTTTCCTGTCCTTATAGGTTTGTTTCTTACTGGCTGCCCTGGTTTCAGCACAAGGCTTTGCGTGCTATTGAAAGTCATGGAGTTATGTCCCTCCTTGCATGTCTTTACAGACAACAGGTCATTTAAGAAATAGACAAAGGAGAGGAGAGTTTGTGAGATATCAATGTGAACTTTGCAGTTTTACGCTCACTTTAACAGACATCCCTACAACACTTTGTGGAAGAACTGAATGAATGAATTCTGAACTGGCTCATCCCCCCTTATCACCACAAACTTAGACTTACTCAGAATATTAGTCAGGCTTGTTTCCCGACAGTGAAGATACAGATTAATTCTGCTACTTCTCCAACCATTTTTTGCATTGGAATGCCTTTTACGTTTctttaatatgtattttataaGGAGACTGATGGTAAACAGAAGTTGCAGCCCGACAGATGTTCAGTGTCTAACATGAAATACATACATTGCAGACTGTAAGAGGCATTACCCGGACCCAAGTGCTCCATAATATTTTACCTTTTACAGGAGTTCCACCTCAacacagggatttaaaaaaaaaaaaaaaaaaggcagattcaCACTGGTTTTACTGTATTGCACTGCTTCATGTCATAGAGAGTTTCAGTTTCTCAGGCAATGACCCTGTTATATTCTGTCACTCGTCAGGAACTAGCTACAGCTGGGGCACGGTGCTGGCCAGGAGTTTTGTTCTGACAATATGGCAGTTATTGTGTTCTTATTTTGTTAACAGTGATCTGACATCAATTTACGTAAAATAAAGGGgtgagcaaacaaacaaaaaaagtattgAGCAAATGCAGTCTAAAAATATGCTCTACACTTAATTTTCCTAAGTAATGGGCAACTTATTACAGCATCATGTAACTTAGCTACAGTGTTACAGCACCAATGCGTAAGTGTGGATCTTTAAAATTTGGCACCTAACTTGAAAACATCCTggtttaaacaaaattttaaatatgaGAGATTAGGAACATTCCTGGTGGGAGGTGGACATAAACACGTAACTTGTTGCTGGGTAGCTAAATCCCCTCATTAAACACTGGAGCGTAACTGGCACACTGCAGCCTAACCCAGCCATCTTCTGCGGCCCTGTCAACATGTTAGCCACAGTTTTAGGAGTTAGGATGTCTTAATTCCTCAAATCTTCACTATTTCTTTTGCTGCAAACTATTTGCTGGAAGGgcagatttttcttctgatgtGAATGACCGGAGTTAGATAAATGAGGTGTTACTACTCAGACTCTACCATATTTGTGCATTTTAGATCCCAACGTTACATCAGACGCTAGTGGTACAGTAGCAGCCGTGAAAGAAGCTGAACAGAAAGAACATGGCAAGGAAAAGAAGGATAAGGAAGAGCAGAAGGAAGCACTCCTTGACCCATCAATTCTGTCAGATCTAAATAAAACCCCAGAAGAAATTGTGCCTCCCAGACTGGAATGGCTGTGGTCATATACCTGTGATTTAACTAACGGTCTCACTGTGAGCAGCATGGCTTGGAGCAAAGTGAACCCAGTGAGTTAACAAATCGTGTCTTCTAAGCTGTTTGCAAAATGGTATAAGCAGTTGTTGGTGTGCATAAACTCCTGATTTTGATGTACGTTGGTGGGAGGGATCTCAGAGAGGTCCCTACAGTCAGGTAGGTTGTCTTTGCATCCCACTCTCTGCATTTTGTCCTTCCATACAACAACATGGCTACATTATTCTACCGGTTGGACAGCTGTACTAGCTCCTTTTGCAGCTAATGTTGGGAGACAAAAGTAGAAGTATTGTTACCTATTCCATTAAATAGTGCGCATTAAAATATGGTTACAGTATAATGTGTATTCATCTCTGGAAAGGGACATATTTTTATGATGGCCAGGGAGGGGATGTTGCAAACACAACTGATAGTGGCTATGAATGCACTTTTAGTTGAACCACTTTCCAGTATTCTAGAAATTCTGAAATGCTGCTCTTCCTGCGTGTTAATTCTACTTGCATACGACACAAGCGTTACTTTTCCAGACTTTGCACCGAGAGTCACTGTTAGCAGAAAGTTGcctgttaaaaaaatacaactgAACTTCAAGTTAAACTGAGATATATCTGTTAATCTGTGCTTCTAGGACCTTCTAGCTGTTGGGTACGGAGCATTTGATTTTAAGGAACAGAAGAAAGGCTTGGCTTGCTGTTGGTCGTTGAAGAACCCCATGGTAACAAGCAgccagtttattttctttctttctcttcaatGCATTTTTCTGCTATACtatttctgctttatttatttcCCCTCTTCTGTTTCAAAAAGCAAGACCTAGCCAGTAAGGTTGAATTTGCTAGCCCAAAGCACACATTTCTGGAAAACTGATTCCGACCGCAGTACCTAGCGATGTGCTGAAATCTTGACCCAAGGACAGTGCCTGCCGGAGGCAGCTGAGTTTCTGTGCCTGTCCCTCCTCTCAGCTGACACTCGCAGCAGAGGTGCTGGCTGCGCTGGCGGTTTGGTAACACGGACATCTGCTCGCAGGAACTAAACCCAGTGCACACAGGCCACCAAACAACCAACAGGTGATGGCAGCTCTCAGGCAGCGCCAGTCTACGCTAGGCAACTTAGCAACGCAGATCTCTCCATCCCATTTCCCATCCTAGAGCAACCTCCCCAAGACTCTTGCGTTATTACTGTGGGTA
This sequence is a window from Opisthocomus hoazin isolate bOpiHoa1 chromosome 6, bOpiHoa1.hap1, whole genome shotgun sequence. Protein-coding genes within it:
- the DNAI4 gene encoding dynein axonemal intermediate chain 4; the encoded protein is MQGPAGARWPSRQGSAASSGSHRRASIVSGICAAGAGSHRSCSTTSQGKAAGRASLAGSKRAVRVFDDEGNDVTPRPLFHSHPKTAVPRQGKLSAPGAYSGATGFGFPSSVSLHQLPGVNASLGSFSRTYGSSSTSTSNTSTAESVLDEIAEPGSQRDTTARLSDVQVRREDTQEELTEEDLDRRVDIYLTETETIWILDMPPVAVSVESEDAGRVLERNRIYSEICKNRPGNDHFVEKMMQTINGAAKNKEVQCDKIIVEDKGVMVTSWDLYDSSHVLEIEPVSKAEASRATTGRSSKPRTTKEHDHTTSVSSDGGSTTSSIVISESAVLARIHEEEECHSEAILTSENFQQDLFFMERILMENIFQPKLAAYRQFPVLIDPNVTSDASGTVAAVKEAEQKEHGKEKKDKEEQKEALLDPSILSDLNKTPEEIVPPRLEWLWSYTCDLTNGLTVSSMAWSKVNPDLLAVGYGAFDFKEQKKGLACCWSLKNPMWPERIFRCEHSVTALDFSMASPNLLAVGMSNGSVAIYNVRSCKDTALLDSSESLNRHTGPVWQLRWVEQDRGATEDGKKERLICISADGRVTEWLIQKRLDCTDLMKIKRTESEKKKLPGEKERKREALISQQAAGMCFDFHPKDSNFYLAGTEEGHIHKCSCSCSKQFLETYRGHKGPVYKVAWNPFSTDMFLSCSADWSIILWHQDSQMPILTFTSATAFVHDIMWSPKSAFVFAAVNESRVEIWDLSVSTLNPVLSRSANPGVKFTSVLFAKNADCLLVGDSKGEVSVSELQNLAAPSSSKVGTLHDIIGPAVAV